In Bacillus cytotoxicus NVH 391-98, the following are encoded in one genomic region:
- a CDS encoding ABC transporter permease has protein sequence MRGIWKSKRFLIGFTYLFLFITASFIYSFFFKDSIPEAPLLLYNDKNELIGKAPFPPSVMPPFGSDRFGEPIFLQILDGAKFTILFAITISLLRILFGTCIGIFLSLYAAKFKRFSQVCSEVFYYIPTLFIAFILIAPVNILITSNADQLNPNISFAFYQAIVLIFIALPTISLYISSEVDEFMQQDYILSSQLMGATRFHIIKKHLRVLLLDRIFVLFMEHIVQTLILMIHLALLNIIIGGIQMKELTEGEFKPVSLSNDWAGLIGLNHYEMNLSLWIIFYTLVTFFITILFIKLMITGIQDARKARDSQTIVTPSVPDQKTYAKDKDAFSFASLEKRKQSSPHL, from the coding sequence ATGAGGGGGATTTGGAAATCAAAACGCTTTTTAATCGGATTCACTTATCTTTTTCTCTTCATTACAGCTAGCTTTATTTATAGCTTCTTCTTTAAAGATAGTATACCGGAAGCCCCCTTGCTACTTTATAATGACAAGAACGAATTAATTGGAAAAGCTCCTTTTCCCCCATCTGTAATGCCGCCTTTTGGCTCTGACCGTTTTGGAGAACCTATTTTCTTACAAATTTTAGATGGGGCAAAATTTACAATTTTATTTGCTATAACAATTAGTTTGTTACGTATTTTATTTGGAACATGTATAGGAATCTTCTTAAGTTTATATGCTGCAAAATTCAAGAGATTTTCCCAAGTATGTTCTGAAGTATTTTACTATATTCCAACTTTATTTATCGCGTTCATACTCATAGCACCCGTTAATATTCTCATCACATCAAATGCGGATCAACTAAACCCTAATATTTCATTTGCATTTTATCAAGCAATTGTACTCATTTTTATCGCTTTACCTACAATTTCTTTATATATTTCTTCGGAAGTTGATGAGTTTATGCAACAAGACTATATATTAAGCTCACAACTCATGGGAGCAACTCGTTTCCATATTATAAAGAAACACTTACGAGTCTTATTACTCGATCGCATATTCGTTCTATTTATGGAGCATATTGTTCAAACACTCATACTCATGATTCATCTAGCACTACTTAACATTATAATCGGTGGGATACAGATGAAAGAACTAACCGAAGGTGAGTTCAAACCTGTTTCACTCTCGAATGATTGGGCAGGCTTAATTGGATTAAATCATTATGAAATGAACCTTTCATTATGGATTATTTTTTATACACTCGTTACATTCTTTATTACGATCCTTTTTATTAAACTTATGATAACAGGAATACAAGACGCACGAAAAGCAAGAGATTCTCAAACAATTGTAACACCTTCTGTTCCAGATCAAAAAACATATGCGAAAGATAAAGATGCCTTTTCATTTGCTTCTTTAGAAAAAAGAAAACAATCTTCGCCGCATTTATAA
- a CDS encoding ABC transporter permease subunit: protein MLHKIFSFISKLLSIILSLLLLLNLPYLFITQERFTFQPFQFFKHFFTMLKEVFSPTSLIVLSSDTPFGYSKKIPLFPTVLEPYTYSFTVLFAAFILALFLSAGMAFFYFLATDSIKRWINRFIFVLEAIPDMMIMICLQMFFIWFLKQFGESPVTIISFQENRAYLLPILSLAVLPTIQMFRMMILYIYEEHRKQYVEVAYGKGLSSSYILCIHLFKNISIHLFHHLKTIFVFLLSNLFILEFIFNMQGIVQFLFKKAFISPSAIFIILMMIILPFYIIFQILSFMMNRLQKQMKGELL, encoded by the coding sequence ATGTTACATAAAATATTTTCATTCATAAGCAAACTTTTATCGATTATCTTATCACTCTTACTATTATTAAATTTACCTTACTTGTTTATCACACAAGAGAGATTTACCTTTCAGCCATTTCAATTTTTCAAGCATTTCTTTACTATGTTAAAAGAAGTTTTCTCACCAACGTCTTTAATCGTTCTATCATCAGATACGCCATTCGGTTATTCAAAAAAAATACCATTATTTCCAACCGTATTAGAACCTTACACATATTCTTTTACTGTTTTGTTCGCAGCTTTTATTCTTGCGCTCTTTCTTTCAGCTGGCATGGCATTTTTCTATTTTTTAGCAACGGATTCTATTAAAAGGTGGATAAACAGATTTATTTTTGTATTAGAGGCTATCCCTGATATGATGATAATGATTTGTTTACAAATGTTTTTCATCTGGTTTCTTAAGCAGTTCGGGGAATCTCCAGTCACCATTATATCTTTTCAAGAAAATCGAGCCTATTTACTTCCTATTTTATCCTTAGCAGTGTTACCTACTATACAAATGTTTAGAATGATGATTTTATACATATACGAAGAACATAGGAAGCAATATGTAGAGGTGGCTTATGGAAAAGGTCTATCATCAAGTTATATACTATGTATTCATTTATTCAAAAATATATCCATCCACCTCTTCCACCATTTAAAAACAATTTTTGTTTTCTTACTTTCTAATTTGTTCATCTTAGAATTTATTTTTAACATGCAAGGGATTGTTCAGTTTTTATTTAAAAAGGCATTTATTTCACCCTCTGCTATATTTATCATACTTATGATGATTATTTTACCGTTTTATATTATCTTTCAAATACTCTCTTTTATGATGAATAGATTGCAAAAACAAATGAAAGGAGAACTGTTATGA
- a CDS encoding GNAT family N-acetyltransferase: protein MERIYLEGKKVIVREIDEADIHSLYEQIYKEEKPEWKKWDAPYFPFSMQEYSEYREKLQSKLKEDPLSQLIIEVKGEIIGIVGFYWEYKPTRWLEMGIVIYNPAYWNGGYGTEALQLYRDLLFENMEIGRVGLTTWSGNERMMKVAEKIGMKLEGRMRKCRYYNGIYYDSIRMGIIREEWEELREVKE, encoded by the coding sequence ATGGAGCGTATATATTTAGAAGGTAAAAAAGTGATTGTGAGAGAGATAGACGAGGCAGATATTCATTCGTTATATGAACAAATATACAAAGAAGAAAAACCGGAATGGAAAAAGTGGGATGCCCCATATTTTCCATTTTCTATGCAAGAGTACTCGGAATACAGGGAGAAGTTACAATCTAAGTTAAAAGAGGACCCCTTGTCTCAACTTATTATTGAGGTTAAAGGTGAAATTATCGGAATAGTTGGTTTTTATTGGGAGTATAAACCGACACGCTGGTTAGAGATGGGGATTGTCATTTATAATCCTGCATATTGGAACGGTGGCTATGGTACAGAGGCTTTACAATTATATAGAGATTTATTATTTGAAAATATGGAAATTGGTAGAGTGGGCTTAACAACTTGGTCTGGAAACGAGCGAATGATGAAAGTGGCTGAGAAAATCGGAATGAAGTTAGAAGGACGCATGCGAAAATGCCGTTATTATAATGGAATATATTATGATTCTATTCGAATGGGGATTATTCGTGAAGAATGGGAGGAATTACGTGAAGTGAAAGAGTGA
- a CDS encoding WXG100 family type VII secretion target: MAGQIRMSPEELKSKASLYGQSSQQIDEILSRLQRLQDELRGEWEGRAFEGFDQQFNQLRPKVENFAQLLQEINIQLSKTAEAVAAHDEELSRNFGLK, from the coding sequence ATGGCAGGACAAATTCGTATGAGTCCAGAAGAGCTGAAGTCAAAAGCTAGCTTATATGGACAAAGTTCACAACAAATCGATGAAATTCTGAGTCGATTACAAAGATTGCAAGATGAATTGAGAGGGGAATGGGAAGGACGTGCTTTCGAAGGATTTGATCAACAATTTAATCAATTAAGACCGAAAGTAGAAAACTTCGCACAATTATTACAAGAGATTAATATTCAACTTTCAAAAACTGCAGAAGCAGTTGCAGCTCATGATGAAGAGCTATCACGTAATTTTGGTCTAAAGTAA